In Spirosoma aureum, a single genomic region encodes these proteins:
- a CDS encoding manganese catalase family protein, with amino-acid sequence MILKMDRLPIELPKPNNPSANNAAAVQELLGGKFGEMSTLMNYTYQSFNFRGRKKLRPFYDLICSIAGEEYGHIEVVAYTTNLLLTGTSKRGMDPAKTPLANGVDARNTSHFIASGQSALPMDSMGRFWSGENVFSSGNLKLDLLHNFFLECGARANKMRVYEMVDTPTARTMVGYLLVRGGLHVVAYAKALEKLTGVEVTKLLPIPDLSNDAFPEAKKFMEQKLHLQLYTFSQEDYKQSGLIWNGPHPEDGQECVVIEGAIPGYPVPDLDEEPQLNAPGADDFDPQMFADMAKKMGINYQY; translated from the coding sequence ATGATATTAAAAATGGATCGGCTACCCATTGAGTTGCCCAAGCCCAACAACCCATCGGCTAACAATGCGGCTGCCGTTCAGGAATTACTAGGTGGCAAGTTCGGTGAAATGTCCACTCTGATGAATTACACGTATCAATCATTCAATTTCCGGGGGCGCAAAAAACTGCGTCCATTCTACGACCTGATTTGTAGTATTGCGGGCGAAGAATACGGTCATATTGAAGTGGTGGCCTATACTACGAACCTATTGCTGACAGGCACTAGTAAGCGTGGTATGGATCCAGCCAAAACGCCACTCGCCAACGGTGTTGATGCCCGAAATACAAGCCATTTTATTGCCAGCGGCCAATCAGCCCTGCCTATGGATTCGATGGGACGTTTCTGGAGTGGCGAAAATGTGTTTAGCAGTGGCAATCTGAAGCTTGACTTATTGCATAACTTCTTTCTGGAATGTGGAGCGAGGGCCAATAAAATGCGGGTATATGAAATGGTTGATACGCCAACTGCCCGAACCATGGTCGGCTATCTGCTCGTTCGCGGAGGGCTGCATGTAGTGGCCTATGCCAAGGCACTAGAGAAACTGACGGGCGTTGAAGTAACAAAATTGCTCCCGATTCCTGACCTGAGTAATGATGCTTTCCCGGAAGCCAAAAAGTTTATGGAGCAGAAACTTCACCTTCAGCTCTATACATTTAGCCAGGAAGATTATAAGCAGTCAGGCCTGATTTGGAATGGTCCCCACCCTGAAGATGGGCAGGAGTGTGTAGTTATTGAAGGGGCTATTCCTGGATATCCCGTCCCCGACCTCGACGAAGAACCTCAACTCAATGCACCGGGGGCCGATGATTTCGATCCACAAATGTTTGCGGATATGGCAAAAAAAATGGGTATCAATTATCAATATTAG
- a CDS encoding SusD/RagB family nutrient-binding outer membrane lipoprotein, with the protein MKKVIITLVSAIALAACTDNFIETNQNPNQISDEVLKQDFNLVGSPFSNMIFNLNGHQIEEDLCADNWMGFMGTPTDFVGNVNNTTYYIRWNSFWGREYGSVMSPAKQVIQLAKDNNLPLFATWAKLIRILAMSKLTAVHGPIIYSKYGTTANSIPYDKEADLYPLFFSQLDSIQTEFAANKEYPGFKKFDPTKYNGSIPSWMKVVNSLRLRLAMRISKVDPAMAKTQGEKALSDPAGLITTNADNFVNSLNGNKIPVAQICYEWDDTRMGAPMESFLIGLKDGRISKYFAPISNAALYADHPSVPYKGIRNGAYIKAKADHVPFSKVSEDFQTVQTRRNFTAAEVAFLKAEAGLRGWAGAGDPKTNYEEGIKLSFADWGAGGVDAYLADNTSKPINYVDPIDARNNFTAASTITVAWNEADPNELKLEKIITQKYINTFTNTVEAWVDFRRTGYPKIPGVAKNDSNGDWGLIPADQWIKRMPFVTAERTGNTAAITDAVTKMGAGAKDDIATRLWWDTGKAANF; encoded by the coding sequence ATGAAAAAAGTAATTATAACACTGGTGTCCGCGATTGCATTAGCAGCGTGTACCGATAATTTTATAGAGACAAACCAGAACCCGAATCAAATTTCGGATGAAGTACTTAAACAGGATTTTAACCTTGTAGGCTCTCCATTTTCAAACATGATCTTCAACTTGAACGGTCACCAGATCGAAGAGGATTTATGCGCTGATAACTGGATGGGATTCATGGGCACGCCGACCGATTTTGTAGGCAATGTAAATAATACAACCTACTACATACGGTGGAACTCGTTTTGGGGAAGGGAGTATGGTAGCGTAATGTCCCCAGCGAAGCAGGTAATCCAGCTCGCAAAAGATAACAATTTACCACTGTTTGCGACCTGGGCGAAGCTGATACGTATTTTGGCTATGTCTAAATTAACGGCGGTTCATGGACCGATCATTTATTCGAAATACGGTACTACGGCCAATTCAATTCCATATGACAAGGAAGCCGATTTGTATCCACTTTTCTTTAGTCAGCTGGATTCTATACAAACAGAATTTGCGGCTAATAAAGAGTATCCAGGGTTTAAAAAATTTGATCCTACCAAATACAATGGCAGTATTCCTTCCTGGATGAAAGTAGTAAATTCCCTGCGTCTGAGACTGGCTATGCGTATTTCAAAAGTAGACCCGGCAATGGCCAAAACCCAGGGCGAAAAAGCACTGAGCGATCCTGCCGGATTAATAACGACTAACGCCGATAATTTTGTCAATTCATTGAATGGCAACAAGATACCAGTTGCTCAGATTTGTTACGAGTGGGACGATACCCGCATGGGGGCGCCAATGGAATCCTTCTTGATAGGTTTAAAAGATGGTCGAATTTCAAAATATTTTGCGCCCATATCCAATGCCGCCTTGTATGCAGATCACCCTTCTGTACCTTATAAAGGTATAAGGAATGGAGCTTACATCAAGGCAAAAGCGGATCACGTGCCTTTCTCGAAAGTGAGTGAAGATTTTCAGACTGTACAAACCAGAAGAAACTTTACGGCGGCAGAAGTGGCATTTTTAAAAGCAGAAGCCGGACTCAGGGGCTGGGCGGGCGCAGGTGATCCCAAAACCAACTACGAAGAAGGTATCAAGTTATCCTTTGCGGATTGGGGCGCTGGTGGTGTAGATGCTTATCTGGCAGATAACACCAGCAAGCCGATTAACTATGTGGACCCGATTGATGCGCGTAACAATTTCACGGCGGCCTCAACCATCACTGTTGCATGGAACGAAGCGGACCCGAACGAACTAAAGCTGGAGAAAATCATTACCCAGAAATACATAAATACTTTCACCAATACAGTGGAAGCGTGGGTAGATTTCAGAAGGACAGGCTATCCGAAAATACCTGGCGTGGCCAAAAATGACAGCAATGGCGACTGGGGCCTTATTCCAGCGGATCAATGGATCAAAAGAATGCCTTTTGTAACTGCTGAGCGAACTGGTAATACTGCCGCTATTACCGATGCAGTAACAAAAATGGGTGCAGGCGCAAAGGATGATATTGCAACCCGCCTTTGGTGGGATACAGGTAAAGCTGCAAACTTCTAA
- a CDS encoding MFS transporter, with translation MKYRYRVLSGLFLLSTITYLDRVCMNVVSKYVKADLHLDNEQFGYILGAFSLSYALFEIPTGSLGDKIGPRRILTRVVLWWSGFTALTGTAFSFLYLLIVRFLFGAGEAGAYPNASIAIARWFPAVEVGRAQSVIWAAGRLGGALTPLLVIPLVHWAGWRWAFGILGIVGVLWAVVWFFWFRDEPAAKEGISDEEVREIEQGRKIKYSDHQIPWKTIIRNPDLWALMLMCHLFFYGSYFFTNWSSVYFQEGRGMTEDQTKNFISLSYFLGAVGCLVGGVLSDLLTKRYGLKIGRRAVGMGGLGLSSLFFLLAGMTTDNQMAGYLLAICVLMKDLALPVAFAVCVDIGQRNAGTVTGSMNFAGQLGGFFITILFGIIVKQTNNFNYPLFMISGCLLVSALLWLRIDPTKAVSIKN, from the coding sequence ATGAAGTATCGCTACCGCGTTCTGTCCGGTTTATTTTTACTTTCAACCATCACCTATCTCGACCGGGTCTGCATGAACGTGGTCAGTAAATATGTAAAAGCTGATCTGCATCTTGACAACGAACAATTTGGCTATATTCTGGGTGCCTTTTCGTTATCATATGCCTTATTTGAAATCCCGACCGGTTCGCTGGGCGACAAAATTGGTCCGCGCCGTATTCTGACCCGGGTAGTGTTGTGGTGGTCTGGTTTTACGGCCCTTACTGGCACGGCATTCTCGTTTCTTTATCTGCTCATAGTTCGGTTTCTGTTTGGCGCTGGTGAAGCAGGTGCCTATCCAAACGCGTCTATTGCGATTGCTCGTTGGTTCCCGGCCGTTGAAGTAGGGCGGGCTCAGTCGGTCATCTGGGCCGCTGGTCGATTGGGGGGTGCCTTAACCCCTTTGCTGGTCATTCCTCTCGTCCATTGGGCAGGCTGGCGGTGGGCCTTTGGCATATTAGGTATAGTAGGCGTTTTATGGGCTGTAGTTTGGTTTTTCTGGTTTCGTGATGAACCGGCAGCTAAAGAAGGGATCAGTGACGAAGAAGTCCGGGAAATTGAACAGGGTCGAAAAATCAAATACTCCGACCATCAGATTCCCTGGAAAACGATCATTCGCAACCCTGATTTATGGGCTCTGATGTTGATGTGTCATTTGTTTTTCTACGGATCGTATTTCTTCACCAACTGGTCGTCAGTCTATTTTCAGGAGGGACGGGGGATGACCGAAGATCAAACGAAAAACTTTATTTCCCTCTCTTACTTTCTGGGCGCAGTTGGCTGCCTGGTGGGTGGAGTCTTGAGCGACCTTCTGACCAAACGATATGGTCTGAAAATAGGCCGTAGAGCCGTTGGCATGGGTGGCCTGGGACTATCGAGTTTGTTTTTTCTGCTGGCAGGAATGACTACCGACAATCAGATGGCGGGCTATCTGCTAGCGATATGCGTATTAATGAAAGACTTGGCCCTGCCCGTTGCGTTTGCGGTCTGTGTCGACATTGGGCAGCGAAACGCGGGTACGGTAACGGGTTCCATGAACTTTGCCGGGCAATTAGGTGGCTTTTTTATTACCATCCTGTTCGGCATCATCGTCAAACAGACGAATAATTTCAATTACCCACTATTCATGATTTCGGGTTGTCTGCTGGTCAGCGCCTTATTATGGCTCCGCATTGACCCAACTAAGGCTGTGAGTATAAAAAATTGA
- the gldA gene encoding gliding motility-associated ABC transporter ATP-binding subunit GldA, protein MSIRVQNLTKEYNNQRAVNQISLTVQPGEIVGFLGPNGAGKSTTMKVATGYLPPTDGTVEVNGFDVRTHPMDVRRSIGYLPEHNPLYLDLYVKEYLHFAGSLHNLRGPVLAKRITDVLELVGLGREQHKRIGQLSKGYRQRVGLAQALLHNPPVLILDEPTTGLDPNQLAEIRQVIRDAGRDKTVLFSTHIMQEVEAVCDRVVIINRGQIVADGSLSQLRSASAGDGIVVVAEFESDLSTPDILKTVSGIERVDPLGQGQYRITAAPNTDLRAAIFRLAADQNLTLVGLRQQESSLEGIFKELTK, encoded by the coding sequence ATGTCCATTCGGGTTCAGAACCTAACGAAAGAATATAACAACCAGCGGGCCGTTAACCAGATTTCACTGACGGTTCAACCGGGCGAAATTGTCGGATTTCTGGGGCCTAATGGGGCTGGTAAGTCAACAACTATGAAGGTCGCTACGGGCTATCTGCCCCCTACCGATGGTACGGTCGAAGTAAATGGTTTCGATGTCAGAACGCATCCAATGGATGTGCGTCGGAGCATTGGCTACCTGCCTGAACACAATCCTCTTTACCTCGATTTATACGTTAAAGAATACCTGCACTTTGCTGGATCATTGCATAACCTGCGTGGTCCAGTGCTGGCCAAACGTATAACCGATGTACTTGAATTGGTTGGGTTGGGCCGCGAGCAACATAAGCGAATTGGTCAACTCTCAAAAGGCTACCGCCAGCGGGTTGGGTTAGCGCAGGCCCTACTGCATAACCCGCCTGTACTGATCCTTGATGAACCAACTACAGGTCTGGACCCGAACCAGCTAGCCGAGATCAGGCAGGTTATTCGTGATGCAGGACGTGACAAAACAGTCCTCTTCTCCACGCATATCATGCAGGAAGTCGAAGCTGTCTGCGACCGTGTTGTGATCATTAATCGAGGGCAGATTGTTGCCGATGGGTCATTAAGCCAGCTCAGAAGCGCATCGGCAGGCGATGGCATCGTGGTTGTGGCCGAATTTGAAAGTGATTTATCGACGCCTGACATATTGAAAACCGTATCGGGTATTGAGCGGGTAGATCCGCTGGGTCAGGGCCAATATCGAATTACGGCGGCTCCAAATACGGATTTAAGAGCCGCTATCTTCCGGCTTGCTGCCGATCAGAACCTGACCCTTGTTGGTCTGCGCCAGCAGGAAAGTTCGCTGGAAGGGATTTTTAAAGAGCTGACAAAATAA
- a CDS encoding DUF4136 domain-containing protein produces MKKCIGVLFVLAIVAMAGCSPSRLFVEHDYSYEGHFKNYESFNFLECEFVDSTLLCSDIQDAIRHQMEARGYRVSNRNPNLLISYNIFRSDLRFRGYQQPVIKDWVVREDDDATYKRIDYNLDEGTLMISLIDAESYQVIWKGYASKMMRNPNFKNNYFKGIVRSIFDQYPLMATAR; encoded by the coding sequence ATGAAAAAGTGCATCGGTGTTTTGTTTGTACTGGCCATTGTCGCTATGGCGGGTTGTTCGCCCAGTAGACTTTTTGTGGAGCATGATTATAGCTACGAAGGCCATTTTAAGAACTACGAATCGTTTAATTTTTTAGAGTGCGAATTTGTCGACTCGACACTTCTCTGCTCCGATATTCAGGACGCAATCCGTCATCAGATGGAAGCCCGTGGTTATCGTGTCAGCAACCGCAATCCGAACCTGCTGATCTCGTATAATATTTTTCGGTCAGACCTTCGGTTTCGGGGGTATCAGCAGCCCGTTATCAAGGACTGGGTTGTTCGTGAAGACGATGATGCTACCTACAAGCGTATTGATTACAACCTGGATGAAGGTACTCTGATGATTTCACTGATCGATGCCGAGTCGTATCAGGTTATCTGGAAGGGCTATGCGTCGAAGATGATGCGTAATCCAAACTTTAAGAATAATTACTTCAAAGGAATTGTCCGATCTATTTTCGATCAATATCCATTGATGGCAACAGCCCGATAA
- a CDS encoding polysaccharide lyase family 8 super-sandwich domain-containing protein — protein sequence MKSLLRFFKLADRAKMLFLVLVIQTYSYGQSTADFDLIMDRIYHDFQSASGATLDAEVDSLSNAMRSDYSWSDIPYSSTAQGNWLVGKHLDRLGLFAKAYANPSSAFYGKADLKQKIEGGMNYWLGLNPAPSSTNWFYLTISVPKSVGNLLICLRKSPSGISSTLESQMLAWMTKGYTFSNSTVRQGSNLTDVAQHYIMRACLTQNETLLKEAVTQVNNSILIGSSGIQKDNSYLAHGPQLYIYGYGNEYISGISNVASWVVGTSFAFPADKIAIFSNFVRKGFIKPSRGAYADFNLFGRGVTRKNAGKANPGLLEKVKAVDISANSGAYDDAIQRMRQIQPASYNILSEHIHYWRSDYSLHLSPNYTFGLRNVSTRTQKSETGNGENLKGYYLTEGVNYIAVNGDEYFNIFPVWDWNKIPGTTVPEITSYPKRTDFGTYLGKSSFVGGVSDGVYGASAYAMNDYNTTAKKSWFFFDEEIVCLGAGIASGAAQNINTALNQCLLKTDVTIADGSGNVTVLSKGGRDYDSNLKWVLQGNVGYFFPKGGKVSVSNQTQTGDWSKINSTIASETVSADVFKLWFKHGLNPSNANYAYIVTPGKTSASQMQAYNGNNISILANDSTMQGVRHNVLGVWQIVFYRAGEFQADGVLVKVDQPCVVMLKNVSTSTVVVHIADPTQQAKQIHLGLKTAQFSEMKSADMTMPTGFDAGSSVSTTITPSSPLYEAVRPVGSVSAIADAFVRNGSYANVNYGQETILTLKKDATGYTREAFIKFDLASIPASMDSVLLHLKVSNANTSVAKTKWVFYLVENNSWTETGINWTNKPGHTTRIGELTGRGAGSTLRLNITATVLGRLSADKLLTIHIVSEPTTTDIDKTDANFNSRESSVSDDCPRLLVYSQSSASARSGQAVVLESNLTTENPLFTVGPNPASDFIHVFPTSSEPYTVTMIDSNGKQLQQKKSATSERITFDLGPFPAGTYFITADGTNNRQQVARFLILK from the coding sequence ATGAAGTCATTGTTGCGTTTTTTTAAGTTAGCGGATCGAGCTAAAATGCTCTTCCTTGTACTCGTTATACAGACATACAGCTACGGGCAATCTACGGCGGATTTTGATCTAATTATGGACCGGATTTACCATGATTTCCAGTCGGCAAGCGGGGCTACGTTGGACGCTGAAGTAGACTCGTTGTCGAATGCTATGCGCTCTGATTATTCATGGAGTGATATTCCGTATAGTTCAACCGCGCAAGGTAACTGGCTAGTTGGTAAACATCTGGATCGATTAGGACTGTTTGCCAAGGCTTATGCCAATCCGTCCAGCGCTTTTTATGGCAAGGCGGATTTGAAACAAAAAATAGAGGGGGGAATGAATTACTGGTTGGGGCTGAACCCTGCGCCAAGTAGCACGAACTGGTTCTATCTTACGATTAGTGTCCCGAAATCTGTTGGTAACTTATTGATTTGCCTTCGAAAGTCGCCCAGCGGCATATCGTCGACGCTGGAAAGTCAAATGCTTGCCTGGATGACAAAAGGTTATACATTTAGTAATAGCACTGTCAGGCAAGGCTCCAATTTGACTGACGTTGCACAACATTACATTATGCGCGCGTGTCTTACACAAAATGAGACGCTGTTGAAAGAGGCAGTAACACAGGTAAATAACTCTATTTTGATCGGATCTTCAGGGATACAAAAAGACAATTCTTACTTGGCACATGGGCCACAATTATATATATATGGTTATGGCAACGAGTACATCTCCGGAATCTCAAATGTTGCCTCCTGGGTGGTAGGCACGTCTTTTGCGTTCCCGGCGGATAAAATAGCTATTTTTTCCAACTTTGTTAGAAAAGGGTTCATCAAGCCTTCCAGGGGTGCCTATGCAGATTTTAATCTATTTGGTCGTGGAGTGACTAGGAAAAACGCGGGTAAGGCCAACCCAGGGTTGTTAGAAAAAGTGAAGGCAGTCGACATTTCCGCCAATTCAGGTGCTTATGATGATGCGATTCAACGAATGCGGCAAATACAGCCTGCATCATATAATATCCTTTCAGAGCACATACACTACTGGCGGTCCGATTATTCGTTGCACCTCAGCCCTAACTACACTTTTGGGCTACGCAACGTTTCTACCAGAACCCAAAAATCTGAAACAGGTAATGGTGAAAACCTTAAAGGATATTACCTGACAGAAGGAGTGAATTATATAGCAGTAAATGGGGATGAATACTTCAATATTTTTCCGGTTTGGGATTGGAATAAGATTCCAGGTACGACTGTACCAGAAATTACATCTTACCCTAAAAGGACCGACTTCGGGACATATTTAGGAAAGTCAAGTTTTGTAGGCGGAGTGTCTGATGGAGTTTATGGGGCAAGTGCTTATGCCATGAACGATTATAATACTACCGCGAAGAAATCATGGTTTTTCTTTGATGAGGAGATTGTTTGTTTAGGTGCGGGAATAGCTTCCGGCGCTGCCCAGAATATCAATACTGCGCTCAATCAATGCTTGCTAAAAACAGATGTTACGATAGCTGATGGTTCAGGTAATGTGACCGTACTGAGTAAAGGTGGTCGTGACTATGACAGCAACTTAAAATGGGTTTTGCAAGGAAATGTCGGTTATTTTTTCCCCAAGGGAGGTAAGGTTTCGGTTAGCAATCAGACACAAACCGGTGATTGGTCAAAGATCAATAGCACCATAGCTTCTGAAACGGTTTCTGCGGACGTTTTCAAACTTTGGTTTAAACATGGCTTGAATCCTTCCAATGCTAACTACGCATACATTGTGACACCTGGAAAAACGTCTGCCAGCCAAATGCAGGCTTATAACGGCAACAATATCAGTATCCTGGCCAATGACTCAACCATGCAGGGGGTCAGGCATAATGTATTGGGTGTCTGGCAGATCGTATTTTATCGGGCAGGGGAGTTTCAAGCGGACGGTGTACTTGTAAAGGTAGATCAGCCTTGTGTGGTTATGCTGAAAAATGTTTCTACCAGTACCGTTGTCGTTCATATTGCTGATCCGACACAACAGGCTAAACAGATCCATTTGGGCCTTAAAACGGCTCAGTTTTCGGAGATGAAGTCAGCCGATATGACGATGCCGACGGGATTTGACGCCGGAAGCAGCGTGAGCACAACGATCACTCCTTCGAGTCCACTTTATGAGGCTGTGCGGCCAGTTGGTAGTGTGAGTGCTATCGCCGATGCCTTTGTCCGTAATGGTTCATATGCGAATGTTAACTATGGTCAGGAAACTATATTGACCCTGAAAAAAGATGCAACGGGATACACACGTGAGGCTTTCATCAAATTTGATCTGGCCAGCATCCCGGCCAGTATGGATAGTGTGCTCTTGCACTTGAAGGTCAGTAACGCGAATACATCCGTTGCCAAAACTAAATGGGTTTTTTACCTTGTAGAAAATAACTCCTGGACGGAAACAGGTATTAACTGGACGAACAAACCGGGCCATACGACAAGGATTGGCGAATTAACTGGGCGAGGAGCCGGTTCTACCTTAAGATTGAACATCACGGCCACCGTTCTGGGAAGATTGTCGGCAGATAAGCTGCTGACTATCCATATCGTGTCTGAGCCTACGACTACTGATATCGATAAAACAGATGCCAATTTTAATTCCAGAGAAAGTAGTGTATCTGATGACTGCCCGAGGCTTCTGGTATATAGTCAGTCGTCAGCATCTGCCCGAAGCGGACAGGCTGTGGTTCTGGAGAGTAATTTAACAACGGAAAATCCACTTTTTACCGTCGGCCCCAATCCCGCATCTGACTTTATCCATGTGTTTCCCACTAGCTCCGAACCTTATACAGTCACTATGATTGATAGTAATGGGAAGCAATTGCAACAAAAAAAGTCAGCTACTTCTGAAAGGATCACCTTTGATCTTGGGCCTTTCCCCGCAGGAACCTACTTTATTACAGCTGATGGGACGAATAACAGGCAGCAAGTGGCTCGTTTTTTGATTCTGAAGTGA
- the aroB gene encoding 3-dehydroquinate synthase, protein MSTVTIAPIAESLPAFLESYDFSAVAIIADNHTFRFCYPDLKAFLPKHTLVRIKAGEEQKHIATCEMIWDALTRANFDRHALVLNLGGGVIGDMGGFCAATYKRGIAFAQLPTTLLSQVDASVGGKLGIDFRGFKNHIGVFKQPDTVLIDPAFLATLPERELRSGFAEVIKHCLIADAAMWDEIRRRDLDEQDWAALVAHSVAVKQRVVEQDPTEKGLRKILNFGHTLGHAVETYYLTQPRKRLLHGEAIAVGMVAEAYIAFHKKMIDENLLTQIEEYMFAVYGNVRLTDADTEPILALTLQDKKNRGNQVRMALLDGPGSCTFDVPVTAGEMRRGLEFYRGVNKN, encoded by the coding sequence ATGTCAACTGTAACTATTGCCCCCATCGCTGAAAGCCTGCCTGCTTTCCTGGAATCCTACGATTTTTCGGCCGTTGCCATTATTGCCGACAATCATACCTTTCGTTTTTGCTATCCTGATCTGAAAGCGTTTTTACCGAAACATACCCTTGTTCGGATAAAGGCTGGTGAAGAACAGAAACATATCGCTACCTGCGAAATGATCTGGGACGCCCTAACGCGCGCTAACTTCGACCGTCATGCATTGGTACTGAACCTCGGCGGTGGTGTTATTGGCGATATGGGCGGTTTCTGTGCGGCTACCTACAAACGGGGTATTGCCTTTGCACAACTGCCTACCACGCTTCTCTCGCAGGTAGACGCCAGTGTAGGGGGTAAACTGGGTATTGATTTTCGAGGCTTTAAAAATCATATCGGGGTTTTTAAACAGCCAGATACCGTCCTGATTGATCCCGCATTTCTGGCAACGCTGCCAGAACGGGAACTACGATCGGGTTTTGCCGAGGTTATCAAACATTGCCTGATTGCCGATGCAGCCATGTGGGATGAAATTCGCCGTCGCGATCTTGACGAGCAGGACTGGGCCGCACTAGTTGCTCATTCGGTTGCGGTAAAACAACGTGTAGTCGAGCAAGACCCAACCGAGAAGGGGTTACGTAAAATTCTGAACTTCGGCCATACGCTGGGTCATGCCGTGGAAACCTACTATTTGACGCAGCCCCGGAAGCGTTTGTTACACGGCGAGGCCATTGCCGTCGGTATGGTTGCCGAAGCCTACATTGCCTTTCACAAAAAGATGATTGATGAAAACTTGCTGACACAAATCGAAGAATACATGTTTGCCGTATATGGAAATGTACGACTAACCGATGCAGATACGGAACCGATTCTGGCACTTACCTTACAGGACAAAAAGAATCGGGGTAATCAGGTTCGAATGGCATTGCTCGATGGGCCGGGTAGTTGTACATTCGATGTTCCGGTTACAGCTGGCGAAATGCGTCGGGGGCTGGAGTTTTACCGAGGGGTAAATAAGAATTAA